The DNA sequence CCGGCCGAGGTCTTCGCGTCCGCCGCCGCCCAGGTCGCCATCGCCGCCGGCCGTGACGACACCCTGCCGGTGCTCACCGGTGTGCGCATCGAGATCGAGGGCGACACCGTCACCCTGGCCTCCACCGACCGCTACCGCTTCGCCGTCCGCGAGTTCATGTGGAAGCCGGAGACCCCCGACGTCTCCGCAGTGGCCCTGGTCCCCGCCAAGACGCTGCTGGACACCGCCAAGTCCCTCAGCGGCGGCGACTCCGTCTCGCTGGCGCTCTCCGGCTCCGGCGCGGGCGAGGGCCTCATCGGCTTCGAGGGCGCCGGCCGCCGCACCACGACGCGGCTGCTGGAAGGCGACCTGCCGAAGTACCGCACGCTCTTCCCGACCGAGTTCAACTCGGTCGCCGTGATCGAGACGGCCCCCTTCGTCGAGGCCGTCAAGCGTGTGGCCCTGGTCGCCGAGCGCAACACCCCTGTCCGGCTGAGCTTCGAGCAGGGCGTGCTGATCCTGGAGGCCGGCTCCAGCGACGACGCACAGGCTGTGGAAAGGGTCGACGCCCGGCTGGAGGGCGACGACATCTCCATCGCCTTCAACCCCGGCTTCCTGCTGGAGGGCCTGTCCGCGATCGACTCCCCGGTCGCCCAGCTCTCCTTCACCACCTCGACCAAGCCGGCGCTGCTCAGCGGCAAGCCCGCGGTCGACGCGGAGGCGGACGAGGCGTACAAGTACCTGATCATGCCGGTGCGGCTGTCGGGCTGACGCGCCACGGACGCGCCGGCGGCTGGGAGCGCGAGGGTCGGCCCTCGCAAGAGCGCAGCATGCCGGTGCGGCTGTCGGGCTGATCCGAGGCACTGTTCCCGTCCCCCGTACGTACCAGCGGCCGGGGGACGGAGCGCCGCATGGACGGACGGCGGGCGGGTAGCCGCCCCACCGTTTGAGCGTTCGGTCCCGACAGGTGTGCACGGACCCCCGGGCGTAGGCTCGGATCCGGGTAAACCGCTACGACTACGGCATAGAGGATCACTGATGGAGCTCGGTCTCGTCGGTCTCGGCAAGATGGGCGGCAACATGCGCGAGCGCATCCGCCGCGCAGGCCACACCGTCATCGGATACGACCGCAATGCGGACCTCGCGGACGTCCACAGCCTCCAGGAGCTGGTGGATTCCCTGAAGGGTCCCCGGGTCGTGTGGGTCATGGTCCCCGCCGGCGCGGCGACCCAGTCCACCATCGACGAGCTCGGCGAGCTGCTGTCGCCCGGCGACGTCGTCGTGGACGGCGGCAACTCCCGCTGGACGGACGACGAGAAGCATGCCGAGGAGCTGGCAGCCAAGGGCATCGGCTTCGTGGACTGCGGTGTCTCCGGCGGCGTCTGGGGCCTGGAGAACGGCTACGCGCTGATGTACGGCGGCGACGCCGAGCACGTCGCGAAGGTGCAGCCGGTCTTCGACGCGCTGAAGCCCGAGGGTGAGTTCGGCTCCGTGCACGCCGGCAAGGTCGGCGCGGGCCACTTCGCGAAGATGGTCCACAACGGCATCGAGTACGCCATGATGCAGGCGTTCGCCGAGGGCTGGGAGCTGCTGGAGGCGGTCGACTCCGTCACCGACGTGCGTGAGATCTTCCGTTCCTGGCAGGAGGGCACGGTCATCCGCTCCTGGCTGCTCGACCTCGCCGTCAAGGCCCTGGATGACGACGAGCACCTCGACAAGCTGCGCGGCTACGCGTCCGACTCGGGCGAGGGCCGCTGGACGGTCGAGGCCGCCATCGACAACGCGGTCCCGCTCCCCGCGATCACCGCCTCCCTCTTCGCCCGCTTCGCGTCCCGCCAGGACGACTCGCCGCAGATGAAGATGATCGCCGCGCTGCGCAACCAGTTCGGCGGCCACGCGGTCGAGAGCAAGTAACACCCCACGCGAATCAGGAGGCTCGGCGCGCACTCATGCACGTTTCGCATCTCTCGCTCGCCGACTTCCGCTCGTACGCCCGGGTCGAGGTCCCGCTCGACCCGGGCGTCACGGCTTTCGTGGGACCCAACGGCCAGGGCAAGACCAACCTCGTCGAGGCGGTCGGCTATCTGGCGACCCTCGGCAGCCACCGCGTCTCCTCGGACGCCCCGCTGGTCCGCCTCGGCGCGGACCGGGCGTTCATCCGCGCCGCCGTCGTCCAGGGCGAGCGGCAGCAGCTGATCGAGCTGGAGCTCAATCCGGGCAAGGCCAACCGGGCCAGGATCAACCGCTCGTCCCAGGTCCGGCCCCGGGACGTGCTGGGCATCGTGCGCACGGTGCTGTTCGCCCCCGAGGACCTGGCCCTGGTCAAGGGCGACCCCGGGGAGCGCCGCCGGTTCCTCGACGAGCTGGTCACCGCCCGGTCCCCGCGGATGGCGGGCGTGCGCTCGGACTACGAGCGCGTCCTGAAGCAGCGCAACACCCTGCTGAAGTCCGCCGTGCTGGCCCGCCGGCACGCCGGCCGGACGATGGACGTCTCCACCCTGGACATCTGGGACCAGCACCTGGCCCGCGCCGGCGCCGAACTGCTGGCGCACCGGCTGGACCTGATCGCCGCGCTGCTGCCGCTGGCCGACGCGGCGTACGAGCGGCTGGCGCCGGGCGGCGGCCCGCTCGCCTTCGACTACCGCGGCCCGGTCGGAGCCGGCGGGCCGGACGGCGCGCGCACCCGCGAGGAGCTGTACGAGGTGCTGCTGACCGCGCTGGGCGAGGCGCGCAAGCAGGAGATGGAGCGCGGGGTGACCCTCGTCGGCCCGCACCGCGACGACCTCGTGCTGCGGCTGGGGCAGCTGCCCGCCAAGGGGTACGCGAGCCACGGCGAGTCCTGGTCGTACGCGCTGGCGCTGCGCCTGGCCTCGTACGAGCTGCTCAAGGCGGAGGGCAACGAGCCGGTGCTCGTCCTCGACGACGTCTTCGCCGAGCTGGACGCCCGCCGCCGGGAGCGGCTGGCGGAGCTGGTCGCCGGCGGCGAGCAGGTGCTG is a window from the Streptomyces mobaraensis genome containing:
- the dnaN gene encoding DNA polymerase III subunit beta, whose protein sequence is MKIRVERDVLAEAVAWAARSLPARPPVPVLAGLLLKAEDGSLSLSGFDYEVSARVSVEADVEEDGTVLVSGRLLADICRALPNRPVEISTDGVRATVVCGSSRFTLHTLPVEEYPALPQMPTATGTVPAEVFASAAAQVAIAAGRDDTLPVLTGVRIEIEGDTVTLASTDRYRFAVREFMWKPETPDVSAVALVPAKTLLDTAKSLSGGDSVSLALSGSGAGEGLIGFEGAGRRTTTRLLEGDLPKYRTLFPTEFNSVAVIETAPFVEAVKRVALVAERNTPVRLSFEQGVLILEAGSSDDAQAVERVDARLEGDDISIAFNPGFLLEGLSAIDSPVAQLSFTTSTKPALLSGKPAVDAEADEAYKYLIMPVRLSG
- the gnd gene encoding phosphogluconate dehydrogenase (NAD(+)-dependent, decarboxylating), with amino-acid sequence MELGLVGLGKMGGNMRERIRRAGHTVIGYDRNADLADVHSLQELVDSLKGPRVVWVMVPAGAATQSTIDELGELLSPGDVVVDGGNSRWTDDEKHAEELAAKGIGFVDCGVSGGVWGLENGYALMYGGDAEHVAKVQPVFDALKPEGEFGSVHAGKVGAGHFAKMVHNGIEYAMMQAFAEGWELLEAVDSVTDVREIFRSWQEGTVIRSWLLDLAVKALDDDEHLDKLRGYASDSGEGRWTVEAAIDNAVPLPAITASLFARFASRQDDSPQMKMIAALRNQFGGHAVESK
- the recF gene encoding DNA replication/repair protein RecF (All proteins in this family for which functions are known are DNA-binding proteins that assist the filamentation of RecA onto DNA for the initiation of recombination or recombinational repair.) — protein: MHVSHLSLADFRSYARVEVPLDPGVTAFVGPNGQGKTNLVEAVGYLATLGSHRVSSDAPLVRLGADRAFIRAAVVQGERQQLIELELNPGKANRARINRSSQVRPRDVLGIVRTVLFAPEDLALVKGDPGERRRFLDELVTARSPRMAGVRSDYERVLKQRNTLLKSAVLARRHAGRTMDVSTLDIWDQHLARAGAELLAHRLDLIAALLPLADAAYERLAPGGGPLAFDYRGPVGAGGPDGARTREELYEVLLTALGEARKQEMERGVTLVGPHRDDLVLRLGQLPAKGYASHGESWSYALALRLASYELLKAEGNEPVLVLDDVFAELDARRRERLAELVAGGEQVLVTAAVDDDVPGVLTGARYAVSEGTVERV